From Bacillota bacterium, the proteins below share one genomic window:
- a CDS encoding VCBS repeat-containing protein produces the protein MISPTFRWKHLSSAKGDLPVPPGSDQQTLCLVGDVDRDGRADILIGCRNARPALVWYRQETLGKWRVYLVEADAIPLEAGGALADIDGDGDLDIVAGGDYRHDAVYWWENPYPHYAPDKPWKRHLIKSGLGNQHHDQIFGDFDGDGKLELVFWNQGAGKLFWAPIPKDPRAGEWQRYVVFEGAGEGLAKADIDGDGREEILAGGRWFDYEKGRWTHALIDPAQSHPRIVAADFDGDRRVEVVMVPGDANGRLMLYRFQEDPRRSENWHGEDLLKTEVIHGHTLEVADFNRDGRPDLFCAEMRRWTAGDDNPQARAWVLLNNGSGGFTPVEVLRGHDWHEGRVTDMDGDGYPDLVCKPYNWQTPRLDIWLMSNQPTEASRRKASFR, from the coding sequence ATGATCTCACCAACTTTTCGCTGGAAGCACCTCTCCAGTGCGAAGGGCGACCTGCCCGTGCCGCCTGGTTCCGACCAGCAGACGCTTTGTCTGGTGGGCGACGTCGATCGGGATGGACGCGCGGATATCCTTATCGGCTGTCGAAACGCACGACCCGCACTGGTGTGGTACCGGCAGGAAACGCTGGGCAAATGGCGCGTATATCTGGTGGAAGCCGACGCCATTCCGCTGGAGGCAGGAGGCGCCCTGGCAGATATCGACGGCGATGGAGATTTAGACATCGTGGCAGGCGGAGACTATCGCCACGACGCCGTCTACTGGTGGGAAAACCCTTACCCGCACTACGCACCCGATAAACCCTGGAAACGCCACCTTATCAAAAGCGGACTGGGAAACCAGCACCACGACCAGATTTTCGGCGACTTCGACGGTGACGGCAAGCTCGAGCTGGTCTTCTGGAATCAGGGAGCGGGCAAGCTGTTCTGGGCGCCCATACCGAAAGACCCCCGTGCTGGAGAGTGGCAGCGATACGTCGTTTTTGAAGGCGCTGGCGAAGGTCTGGCAAAGGCAGATATCGACGGGGATGGACGTGAGGAGATTCTCGCCGGCGGAAGATGGTTCGACTACGAGAAAGGCAGATGGACACACGCGCTGATAGACCCCGCCCAGAGCCATCCGAGGATTGTGGCGGCGGATTTCGACGGCGACAGGCGCGTGGAGGTCGTGATGGTACCCGGAGACGCGAACGGCAGGCTGATGCTTTACCGTTTTCAGGAGGACCCGCGGCGCTCCGAAAACTGGCACGGCGAGGACCTGCTGAAAACAGAGGTGATACATGGTCACACACTAGAGGTCGCCGATTTCAACCGCGATGGGAGACCCGACCTCTTCTGCGCCGAGATGCGCCGCTGGACTGCCGGTGACGACAACCCCCAGGCACGCGCTTGGGTGCTTTTGAACAACGGCAGCGGAGGATTTACGCCGGTAGAGGTCTTGCGGGGGCACGACTGGCACGAAGGGCGCGTGACCGACATGGACGGCGACGGCTATCCGGACCTGGTGTGCAAACCCTATAACTGGCAAACTCCCCGTCTCGATATCTGGCTGATGAGCAATCAGCCTACGGAAGCCTCGCGCAGAAAAGCATCGTTTCGGTGA
- a CDS encoding fatty acid desaturase, with the protein MQASSNDLRQLGAQLKPYTKPITWRSILQILNTFPPFFLLFYLSSRALETHWALTIPLNLLGGLFLVRIFILQHDAGHGSFFLKRAANTVLGFFSSILTMVPYAAWQYTHAVHHSTSGNLDKRGTGDVYTMTVQEYLHATPWQRWRYRLFRHPLTLYLLGPFALFMIGYRIPMGVSRRRPALLRSILYTNLGIAAYIAAIVALFGWKTLWFVYLPIQFVAGAVGIFLFYVQHQFEDSYWERDPRWEFLKAGLEGASYLRLPRVLQWLSGNIGFHHVHHLAPRIPNYLLEKAYREIPALQNAPTLTLKDALQVAVADLHLYDEERKHLVGFRDVAPLLQR; encoded by the coding sequence ATGCAAGCAAGTTCGAACGACCTGAGGCAGTTGGGGGCGCAGTTGAAGCCCTATACGAAACCGATTACGTGGCGTAGCATCCTTCAGATACTGAACACCTTTCCTCCCTTCTTCCTGCTGTTTTACCTTTCCAGTCGGGCACTGGAAACACACTGGGCGTTGACCATTCCTCTCAATCTACTTGGCGGGCTGTTTCTGGTGCGCATCTTCATCCTGCAGCACGATGCCGGACACGGCTCGTTCTTCCTCAAACGCGCTGCCAACACTGTGCTGGGCTTCTTCTCGAGCATCCTTACGATGGTGCCGTATGCCGCATGGCAATACACCCACGCGGTACATCACTCCACCAGCGGTAACCTGGACAAACGCGGCACGGGAGATGTCTACACCATGACCGTGCAGGAGTACCTGCACGCCACTCCGTGGCAGCGGTGGCGGTATCGTCTCTTTCGGCATCCACTGACGCTGTATCTGCTGGGACCCTTCGCCCTGTTCATGATAGGCTACCGTATCCCCATGGGCGTCTCGCGGCGCAGGCCTGCGCTGCTGCGAAGCATCCTGTATACCAACCTCGGCATCGCGGCATACATCGCCGCCATCGTCGCGCTGTTCGGCTGGAAGACGCTGTGGTTCGTGTATTTGCCCATCCAGTTCGTCGCAGGAGCCGTCGGCATCTTCCTCTTCTACGTGCAACACCAGTTCGAAGACAGCTACTGGGAGCGTGACCCGCGCTGGGAGTTCCTCAAAGCGGGGCTGGAGGGAGCTTCCTATCTGCGCCTGCCCAGAGTGTTGCAGTGGCTGTCGGGCAACATCGGCTTCCACCACGTGCATCACCTCGCGCCGCGCATCCCCAACTATCTTCTGGAGAAAGCCTATCGCGAGATACCCGCCCTGCAAAACGCGCCTACCCTCACGCTGAAGGACGCCCTGCAGGTGGCGGTGGCAGACCTGCACCTGTACGACGAGGAGCGCAAGCACCTGGTGGGCTTTCGAGATGTCGCGCCGTTGCTACAGCGGTAA
- a CDS encoding prepilin-type N-terminal cleavage/methylation domain-containing protein, translating to MRSWFRAFTLIEVLVVVAIVALLAAILLPVFAQARESARQSVCIQHMRQVGQALWMYLQDYDEHLPDRRDLKRALGYRPWTSWPPSDPRCGWAAVVLEPYVRSVGVWSCPSVSGSVMGEVVQVKQAFAPDQFTRYWMWRFDRIDVPTPVDNFWGKTPEQALADLRANPSPFYGRPESLAEVELMVDPYFPRTIATVPAQLRGKSVHRGGRNRLFLDGHVKWLRDIRTE from the coding sequence ATGCGCAGTTGGTTTCGTGCTTTCACCTTGATAGAAGTTCTGGTCGTGGTGGCGATTGTTGCCTTGCTGGCGGCAATCTTGCTGCCCGTCTTCGCGCAGGCGCGGGAAAGCGCACGCCAGAGTGTTTGCATACAGCACATGCGACAGGTGGGGCAGGCGCTCTGGATGTACCTGCAGGACTACGACGAACACCTACCCGACCGGCGCGACCTGAAGCGGGCGCTGGGCTACCGTCCGTGGACGTCCTGGCCGCCGTCCGACCCGCGCTGTGGCTGGGCGGCAGTGGTGCTGGAGCCGTATGTGCGCAGCGTTGGGGTTTGGAGTTGTCCCAGCGTGAGCGGTAGCGTGATGGGCGAAGTGGTGCAGGTGAAGCAGGCGTTCGCGCCCGACCAGTTCACCCGATACTGGATGTGGCGGTTCGACCGCATCGACGTGCCGACGCCAGTGGACAACTTCTGGGGGAAGACGCCGGAACAGGCGCTTGCCGACCTGCGAGCGAACCCCAGCCCCTTCTACGGTCGTCCCGAGAGCTTAGCGGAGGTGGAGCTGATGGTCGACCCCTACTTTCCGCGCACCATCGCCACTGTTCCCGCCCAACTGCGGGGCAAATCGGTGCATCGCGGGGGGCGCAACCGTCTGTTTCTGGACGGGCACGTGAAGTGGCTGCGCGATATTCGGACGGAGTAG
- a CDS encoding Uma2 family endonuclease translates to MGLSHLRRRLRALANAETAAHTTGKMSVDEFLQWLDEDTWAEWKSGEVIVLSPASRSHQRLVHFLADLLDEWAQRTDGGTVLFAPFPLKLHLPDGNIRVREPDILFVRKQNAARLQETFAESPIDLVIEVTSAESRARDRREKFAEYEAAGIGEYWIIDPERQEAEFYQLQPDGRFALAPPDDTGIYESRQLPGFRLRVDWLWRTPRPRPSQFPSFGE, encoded by the coding sequence ATGGGATTGTCTCACCTGCGAAGGAGGCTGAGGGCGTTGGCGAACGCTGAAACGGCAGCGCATACCACTGGGAAAATGTCCGTGGACGAGTTCTTGCAGTGGTTGGATGAAGACACTTGGGCAGAGTGGAAAAGCGGGGAGGTTATTGTATTGAGCCCGGCATCGCGTTCACACCAGCGACTGGTACACTTTCTGGCTGACCTGCTGGACGAGTGGGCGCAAAGAACCGATGGTGGCACTGTGCTTTTCGCACCGTTCCCTCTTAAACTGCACCTCCCCGACGGCAACATACGAGTGCGCGAACCAGACATCCTCTTCGTCAGGAAACAAAACGCCGCACGATTGCAGGAAACCTTTGCCGAAAGCCCTATCGACCTGGTGATAGAAGTGACCAGTGCAGAGAGCCGCGCTCGCGACCGGAGAGAAAAGTTCGCGGAATACGAAGCGGCGGGCATCGGTGAATACTGGATAATAGACCCGGAACGGCAGGAAGCCGAGTTTTATCAGCTTCAGCCAGACGGACGATTCGCACTGGCTCCCCCGGATGACACAGGCATTTACGAAAGCAGGCAGCTGCCCGGCTTTCGCCTGCGCGTGGACTGGCTCTGGCGCACTCCTCGACCCCGCCCAAGCCAGTTTCCCTCTTTTGGGGAATAG
- the ilvD gene encoding dihydroxy-acid dehydratase: MRSDTIKKGFDRAPHRALLKATGVRDEDMDKPFIAVCNSFVEIVPGHVHLNKVGEIVKQAVREAGGVPFEFNTIGVDDGIAMGHLGMKYSLPSRELIADSVETMIRAHCFDGMICIPNCDKIVPGMLMAAMRLNIPTVFVSGGPMAAGKTPDGRVVDLISVFEGVGAYKAGKISERDLKILEDFGCPTCGSCSGMFTANSMNCLSEALGMALPGNGTILAGTRDNLNPARVELFRRAAFALMELIRRDIKPRDIVTRESIDNAFVLDMAMGGSTNTILHTLAIAHEAGIDYDLNRINELSRRTPNICKVAPSSHYHIEDVDRAGGISAILKELTRIDGLLHTDCLTVTGKTLGENIADARIRDPECIRPVERAYSQTGGITVLFGNLAPEGAVVKTAGVDPKTLVFEGPAVIFESQEEACEGILNGKVKPGDVVVIRYEGPKGGPGMQEMLAPTSYIMGQGLGDKVALITDGRFSGGTRGACIGHISPEAAEGGPIAFLHPGDIISINIPEGRLEVKVSEEELARRRQNWKPLKREVPEGWLRRYAAMATSASTGAVLRLP; encoded by the coding sequence ATGCGCAGTGACACGATTAAGAAGGGTTTCGACCGCGCCCCGCATCGCGCGCTGCTGAAGGCGACTGGTGTGCGCGACGAGGATATGGATAAGCCTTTCATTGCCGTGTGCAACTCCTTCGTGGAGATTGTGCCGGGGCACGTACACCTGAACAAGGTGGGCGAAATCGTGAAGCAGGCGGTTCGCGAAGCAGGCGGCGTGCCCTTCGAGTTCAACACCATCGGCGTGGACGACGGCATCGCCATGGGACACTTGGGCATGAAGTATTCGCTGCCCAGCCGCGAGCTCATCGCCGACTCGGTCGAGACAATGATACGGGCGCACTGCTTCGACGGCATGATTTGCATTCCCAACTGCGATAAGATTGTGCCGGGGATGCTGATGGCAGCCATGCGCTTGAACATTCCGACCGTGTTCGTCTCGGGCGGACCGATGGCAGCGGGAAAGACCCCCGACGGAAGGGTGGTAGACCTGATTTCGGTGTTCGAAGGCGTCGGTGCGTACAAAGCGGGCAAGATTAGCGAACGTGACCTGAAGATTCTGGAAGACTTCGGTTGCCCGACGTGCGGCTCGTGTTCGGGCATGTTTACCGCCAACTCGATGAACTGCCTGAGCGAGGCGCTGGGCATGGCATTACCCGGCAACGGCACTATTCTCGCAGGCACACGAGACAACCTCAATCCCGCACGGGTGGAGCTATTCCGCAGGGCGGCGTTTGCGCTGATGGAGCTCATCCGACGCGACATCAAGCCGCGCGACATCGTCACACGGGAGAGTATCGACAACGCCTTTGTGCTGGACATGGCGATGGGTGGATCGACGAATACCATACTGCACACGCTGGCCATCGCACATGAGGCAGGCATCGACTACGACCTGAACCGCATCAACGAACTGTCCAGACGCACTCCCAACATCTGTAAGGTCGCACCCAGCAGCCATTACCACATCGAGGACGTCGATCGCGCCGGGGGCATCAGTGCGATACTGAAGGAGCTAACCCGCATCGACGGTTTGTTACATACTGACTGCCTGACCGTGACTGGCAAGACGCTGGGCGAGAACATCGCCGACGCGCGGATTCGAGATCCCGAATGCATCCGTCCCGTCGAACGGGCATATTCGCAAACAGGTGGGATAACGGTGCTGTTCGGCAACCTTGCCCCAGAGGGAGCGGTGGTGAAGACAGCAGGGGTTGACCCGAAGACGCTGGTGTTTGAAGGTCCGGCGGTCATCTTCGAAAGTCAGGAAGAGGCCTGCGAAGGCATTTTGAACGGTAAGGTCAAGCCGGGTGATGTGGTGGTAATACGCTACGAGGGTCCCAAGGGCGGTCCAGGCATGCAGGAGATGCTCGCTCCGACCAGCTATATCATGGGGCAGGGGCTCGGCGACAAGGTTGCGCTGATTACTGACGGACGTTTCTCTGGGGGCACGCGGGGGGCGTGCATCGGGCACATCTCTCCCGAGGCGGCGGAGGGAGGACCCATCGCGTTTTTGCATCCAGGCGACATCATCTCCATCAACATCCCGGAGGGACGACTGGAGGTCAAGGTCAGCGAAGAGGAGCTGGCGCGCCGCCGGCAAAACTGGAAGCCCTTGAAGCGCGAGGTGCCCGAAGGCTGGCTGCGCCGTTACGCCGCGATGGCAACCAGCGCAAGCACAGGGGCAGTTCTGCGATTGCCCTGA
- a CDS encoding ammonia-forming cytochrome c nitrite reductase subunit c552, which produces MRKTRWMLFSTTMMVAIAWAVAARVQPEATMANSVQAKEQCADCHSEVVDIMKQHAHAGLACSQCHPNALEHQNADDPTAVLPVVDFRTETCGSCHKFQHETFLMSEPGTPGEFGGTPKDPTEHPKTNDFPLYNKIVAGHGFTREYNEDRSHRYILRDHIDIKRGKNVACLNCKSTQVAYYWGKEWKGVELTTDGDVVAKWQEAIKRIPQEMQDYGMSCVHCHNPHSAQLQIINKGLINAIARDGVNPYWKERNVKSFAKADRQQQEILLCAQCHVEYVCGPGADKKTRFDFSWRKARDLDEYYAKRHNYQQDWIHEIIKEPLIKSQHPETETFWESKYERAGASCVTCHMPKVNVDGRWLTSHWAVSPLRYIDKYIKGEKLGAYPCGQCHTVSPQQLRQQVLRVQRHVNEAQKRVQQALSDSIDAIAAAKSAKEAGKTVDENALKEAVRLHQLAHVRWENLVVSENSMGFHNPEEVMKELNEAMDYARQAQMKATMAVK; this is translated from the coding sequence ATGCGAAAGACACGATGGATGCTGTTCTCCACGACGATGATGGTCGCTATCGCCTGGGCAGTCGCTGCACGGGTGCAGCCTGAAGCCACAATGGCTAACTCGGTGCAGGCAAAGGAACAGTGTGCGGACTGTCACAGCGAGGTAGTCGACATCATGAAACAGCACGCCCACGCGGGGCTTGCCTGCTCGCAGTGCCACCCCAACGCCTTAGAGCATCAGAATGCGGATGACCCCACTGCAGTACTACCCGTCGTGGACTTCCGAACAGAGACGTGCGGGTCATGCCATAAGTTTCAGCACGAAACTTTCTTGATGAGTGAACCCGGCACACCAGGCGAGTTCGGCGGCACGCCCAAAGACCCCACAGAACATCCGAAGACCAACGATTTCCCACTGTACAACAAAATCGTTGCGGGACATGGCTTCACCAGAGAGTATAACGAAGACCGCTCGCACCGATACATCCTGCGCGACCACATCGATATCAAGCGCGGCAAAAATGTGGCGTGTCTCAACTGCAAATCCACACAGGTCGCCTACTACTGGGGCAAAGAGTGGAAAGGAGTCGAGCTGACTACTGATGGTGATGTGGTTGCCAAGTGGCAGGAAGCCATCAAACGAATCCCGCAAGAGATGCAGGATTACGGCATGTCCTGTGTGCACTGCCACAACCCGCACTCCGCGCAACTGCAAATTATCAACAAGGGACTCATCAACGCCATCGCCCGCGACGGTGTGAACCCCTACTGGAAGGAGCGCAACGTCAAAAGCTTCGCCAAAGCGGACAGGCAACAACAGGAGATTCTCCTGTGCGCACAATGCCATGTGGAATACGTTTGCGGACCCGGAGCCGACAAGAAGACACGCTTCGATTTCAGCTGGCGCAAGGCACGCGACCTGGATGAATACTACGCGAAGAGGCATAACTACCAGCAGGACTGGATTCATGAGATTATCAAGGAGCCGCTGATCAAGAGCCAGCATCCCGAAACGGAGACTTTCTGGGAGAGCAAGTATGAACGGGCTGGTGCCTCCTGCGTCACGTGCCACATGCCCAAAGTGAACGTGGACGGACGCTGGCTCACCTCGCACTGGGCGGTTTCGCCGTTGCGCTACATCGACAAATACATCAAGGGCGAAAAGCTGGGCGCATATCCATGTGGACAATGCCACACGGTCTCACCACAGCAGCTGCGCCAGCAAGTGCTGCGTGTCCAGCGGCACGTCAACGAGGCGCAAAAGCGCGTGCAGCAGGCACTCAGTGACAGCATTGACGCCATCGCCGCCGCGAAGAGCGCGAAAGAAGCGGGCAAAACTGTGGATGAGAACGCCCTGAAGGAAGCGGTGCGCCTGCACCAGCTGGCGCACGTGCGCTGGGAGAACCTCGTGGTCTCTGAAAACAGCATGGGCTTCCACAATCCCGAAGAGGTGATGAAAGAGCTGAACGAGGCGATGGACTACGCCCGCCAGGCGCAGATGAAGGCGACAATGGCGGTGAAATAA
- the lgt gene encoding prolipoprotein diacylglyceryl transferase — translation MHPILWQVGGFQIRSYGVMIALGFALAVWWSMRVAPRYGIDAEQILDFVLLTALAGAIGARLVYIMLDWDSFAREPLHALYFWEGGLSFHGGVIGGGLAVAFIARRKGIPFLRVADVLAPGVALAYAVGRIGCFLGGCCYGVPTDLPWACSFQDPFNPHVHTPPSHPTQLYASASNLLIFLLLARMQKPPHPTGKVFWAYVTLYGLYRFVVEFWRVGATSTVWLLGLSEAQWMSIGMVLVGGWMWWRSRSRSGTS, via the coding sequence ATGCACCCGATTCTGTGGCAGGTGGGTGGTTTTCAAATCCGCTCTTACGGTGTGATGATTGCACTGGGGTTCGCGCTCGCGGTATGGTGGAGTATGCGGGTGGCGCCCCGATATGGCATTGATGCGGAGCAGATTTTGGACTTCGTGCTGCTGACCGCGCTGGCAGGGGCGATTGGGGCGCGTTTGGTGTACATCATGCTGGACTGGGACAGCTTTGCCCGTGAGCCGCTCCATGCACTGTACTTCTGGGAAGGCGGTTTGTCGTTTCATGGCGGAGTCATCGGGGGAGGCCTGGCGGTAGCGTTCATCGCCCGGCGCAAGGGCATTCCGTTTCTGCGGGTCGCCGACGTGCTGGCGCCAGGCGTCGCGCTGGCGTATGCGGTGGGGCGCATCGGTTGTTTTCTGGGGGGCTGTTGCTACGGCGTGCCCACCGACCTGCCGTGGGCGTGTTCCTTTCAGGACCCCTTCAACCCGCACGTGCATACGCCGCCGAGCCACCCCACGCAGTTGTATGCCTCGGCGAGTAACCTGCTGATTTTCTTGCTGCTGGCGCGAATGCAGAAACCGCCTCATCCCACCGGCAAAGTGTTCTGGGCGTACGTGACCCTGTATGGGCTGTACCGCTTTGTGGTGGAGTTCTGGCGCGTCGGGGCGACGTCCACCGTCTGGCTGCTGGGGCTATCCGAAGCGCAGTGGATGAGCATCGGCATGGTGCTGGTCGGCGGGTGGATGTGGTGGAGAAGCCGTTCGCGGAGCGGAACTTCGTGA